The window GTGTAACGTACATAATCATCAATTCcaataagattaattttttttataaaatggtataattaattaataagaaaacacaatatataaatatatatcataaatgCAATAGTATTTGCCTTTGTAGGGAAGCTTCCCCGAGTCAAACATAAACACGACCAAATTAACTAAAGAAATTATAACGAGTGCGTATGGTGTAGGAGGATGAATTTATATGATACACCTACAGCATGTCAgcactaattattattatttgtgatactttataatttattcacTATGCTGATCACTTTTCAGTTATCATCATATCCTTCACTCGCAAAAACTTCTCCTACTCAAATATTAGTTGTGTGATTGCTGAGACCATCGGTGATTCAATTAGGgttaagaaaaatgattttcaaacaCCATATATTATACtcaaatattgtatttttatttttatttttttttatcaaagagaCTTTGCTTTCAGTCGTGTGAATATTTTAGTGCATGATATGACTATTAAGATACGATCTTGCTTGAAGATGGCAATCTCTTTGACCAAGGCAATATTGGATACtgtcgttttcttttcttttctttttttaaatttcaaacatTTTAATCCATGCTTGTTCGAGTTCAACTCTACCCTCTCATCCAAATCATATAGAACGGAGTCCAATATTTCCCAAAAGCAAAAAATCCACGATATTTGGAAAGCAAGGCAGTCCAGCTGCCCCTGCCTGCCTTCAAGCCCGAGGGTTTCAACCTTCACACCTTGCTTCTCTTAGAACTTATGTTTTTCCTCTAGCATTCGCAATTCTTAGCTAAATATAACCCCCATGGAGTCTGTCTGGACTGTATATTTCTATAAGATGATATCATTCAGACGCATCGCGAATTAATGACAACAATTCCAAGTGACATTTCTATTTCTCTTAGGGTGATAAAAGAGGTGACATATGATTGGCTTATGTCGATTAAGATCACAAACATGCATGCACCAATATCGATCAACTATGTATGGAATACATTTGATCAATTAATACCAGTAGCTAGAAACATTAGGATGAACCCTGTAGTTCATGTTTCAAAGATTAAACTCAGCGATGTCAGAGCTGACTTGCTCTCAAAAAATCTCAGCAAGGAAGAAAGTCTAAGCAATCACATGATGGGTGCCAATTctccaagtaaaaaacaaagtcaaagGTGCATGCAACTTGCAAGAGATGTATCATAAGAAAAATAGTGAGATGTGTGAACTTGGGCCCTTCGTTTTCCCCCAATGCAAAGTCAGATGTTGAAATGAATGACTTCTCGACTTCCCTGAGATGTTACTCTctcttcatttaattttgtgGGGGTGTGTAATTTGTCAAACAAGTTCTGCAGCTCTTTCCTGCTTTAAAAGCACGacgggagagaaaaaaagttgttgttGAGAGTAGTCAGGAATCgtgttattaaattattaatggttgtttttttactgggatctaaaataaaataaattaaaataaattttaagatttaattctcaataaatctattattaaaaataataaaattaaaaaaaaattaatataaaaaaacataaaaaataacattttaaaacaaaattatgaaaataccaACAACAGTCTCGTAAGATTTTTCTATACTTTGATTTTCCTAAAACTTTAacttaagatataaaaatatattaagagaCTTCTCCAACTTCATTCAACAAtggaattaataaatataaatatgattgatattataaaattagataatatttaaaaaaaaagcaaaaaaataaactatatttggttaaaacgttctaaaaagaatttatagaacatgtcaaaattctaaaaaagataaaatttctttcggtttgttttattttttaaattaaaatgagatataCCAAATTCTGAGGGGTGTAGCTTAACTGATCAGGTTATAGGTTTGCTCTATAGAGGTCACCAATTCGATTCCTACAAACATCAAGGCCACTAgagatttacatggtcgttaatttcaaggtctgtaggattagtcgagatgcacaCAAACTGATactcacattaataataaaaaaaaatatatactaatggAATTAACAACTTTGATTTAAACAGTGCTGGAAAAACAAATTCCTCCAAAGCATGAGCTACAGAAGCAACAAATAATGATTGTCTTCTCTCCTTGGTAACATTCAActatcttgtcttttttttttttaccttaaactTTATCATGAAATTGTCCTTCGTGTCTAGAGAAGAAATTGCGAGTACATGGTACAGGGCAATAAGGAACATGGTGCTGGCCTGTTAGTTGAAGAAAGTTTTGAAATAAGCTGTGGGCCTTGCCTCGTTATAAGACAAGCAAGCACATAAGCATACGATTGGCGCACTTAATGGGCCAGCTCCATTTTTTTGACCTAAATGTGGTTTCGCAATCCGAGGGGAGCCTCTGTTATGGTGGGTGGGGAAGGCTGCACGTCCTTACCCTTGGGGGGCTTTCTCCtctaaaagaattaattattatagatCTAACAAGTACGAGGAATTTAttgtgcaaaataaaaatacaatgtaATGTGGATCTGCTCACATGGAACCGGGGATAAATTgttcacaatgtttttttttaaattaggccCTTATTAAAGCAAATTATAAGTTAATTTgttgataaaatatgaaattaaaagataaagaatcaAAGTAAAAATCACAAAGGAAATGAGTgactttgaaaatttttaggTGAAATATTTGCTGTAGTCCCACACATTTCAAGTTATAAATATCGGGCCCTTtggtttctaaaatttaaaggcAAAGCAATTTACTAACACACATAGATTtccacttttgatttttttttacctaaaaaaacaTGCTGGAAAAGcatgtatatttaattttttttttagaaaataaatttaacttgCCGCGAAATGAAGACCAAATAGCTAGTGGGATTTTGTGTGTTGGAGTTTGAAACTTGGAGAATTcttattttagatttgttaaatataataacttttaataaaagaattagactataaaaaaatatttccaaacaaacataattatttcaaaCTATGACCAttcagaaaatataattttaagacAGAACCTAACACCAATCAAATGACAccaaaattgttgttttttcagATTCAAATCCATTCTTCATTGTTCTCAAGTACTGGCTGGACAGATTTAGGTTTTAGGAGGTTGAAATGCAAATTAATTTTGTGTGGGtcatgtttcttttaatttctttcaattaaaaatatataaaaataatattttttataaaaattatcaaaaaacacataaaaaacaatcaatttaatatatatttaaaaaaaattaaaaaaacagataaaaaaacagaagctaGGAGTGGAGTTTGAGAGATAGCAGCAAACGAAAACAACTTGCCAACCATAATCACTGTTGAAAGAGCTTCACAGCCTAAATGAGGAAGTTACAATGGCAGATGGATGACAGTTTAATGATAATATATCCCAATTTCTTCTTGGTTATGTAATCATGTCAAAGAGGCAATTTTATACAGATGAATGAGAGCTTATTCCATCCATGGAGATAATGATGGATTAATTGAATATCCcactctaattaattaatccttttctgcatattttttaCAGTAATGTCAATTACTTCCCCGCATCTAAATTGGTCTTCATTTGCTATCATAACGGGTCTTTTGTAATTCTAAcatgttaaataaaagttttttaaaaaatacatgttagaaaaatatttaaaaaataacataattttagcataattattattggaaataacagttaaaaacaactactattgaaaataataattttacataaCAGCTATTGAGAATAACAgttgttttaaaagttaatttctccaacaaattaattaacaattacaaCAATCAATCTAAATATTTATGAAGATCCAATATTCAATAAATGAAATCCGAGATCTAATGACCAAAAAAGAATGGGTCATCAATGATACATTAAAGCTCTGTTTTCAATATACCCAATATTGTTAGAAAGATCTTCACAAGACTATTATAAACACAAGttgaaaaatcatcaaacatAGTCATAATTAGTTAGAGATTTTGTTCGGGATTAATTACAACCTTATTTAGTAATCTTCcaagataaaattagaattatcTTGTCGAGATCTTTCTAACGGtactaattattaaaaaaaaaattccttgtgTGTCCTAGTGaccaattttttccttttcttttgttttttgtttcttagttctttcttttataatatcatCTTATTTTCATAGTTagtaaattttcattaaattttaaattaatttttaataagactaattattttacaaaagaaaaaatatcactgCACGAGAAACCACCACAATTGTGTTAAACTGGTATTCCCAATAGCAATCATGTACATAATCAGTATTAAAAGATACAGTTGTTTTCGAATTGTATTATTTCCtcctaaataattttccaaCCGAACCATCacattcttttataaaaaaagtccaATCAGAACAGAGTAAAAGGACGGAATGAAACAAAGGAATTGATTGAAAGCATCTCAGCAACAATTTTTGGATTATCCAGAAATGACAAATTAACCAACTTTCCTAGCATTTAATGAGTATaaccaataaattatatttgtattttttcatattatgtATTGGAATTTATTAAGTTCTTCTCGATACATCAAATCAAGAAGTGTGTATTTatctgtttttgtattttaaaaatatttttttttaaaaaaatatttttagtttaaattaatattttttttaatattttcagatcattttaatgtgctgatatcaaaaataatttttaaaaaataaaaaaaaacattatttttatacatttttaaataaaaaacattttaaaaagcaaccataaCTACATTTTCGAACATGCTCCTTGGTCTTTGGTTGATATGCAATTTGATatactatttttaaatataattaacaaaaaccattaattctataaatattatattgcaaatataaatttcaatagaattaatattttttagaaattattctCTTAAAATCTAGTATTTATGCTATATCGATAACAAATCCTTGataatcattatatataaaaaatttatataaattacaatttcatcaaatttttgtaatatttgtatgataataattaatatatagattgtttttatatattataatataaatactattaataatCTTATTGAGTGGTAAtgtaatattttgttatttagatagtgtttaaaaaagtaaaaacatgtttaaaaaattttcatgaatgtaaaatattttcacaaaaaatatataataaagaattttattggtaatattaaattataatgtttgattttatttgatttgatttttcttagatCTTTCTTGGTTTGATATTTTGAAGTTGTAAAGAATTGGATTGAGATTAATTGTCCCTCCATAATAGTATGCACTATGCAGTGGGgggttttattataatttttggcCCCTAAGTTATAAGGGTTGTGGCATTCTGAGACTTATACTATTAATTTGgttaatttcaccctttaacTATCATGTCTCTaacatctttttatttgatttgattataagTATTGaccctttaaaatattatattttgatatttttaactaaaattttctATAGATGCCACTAAAAATTCAATCCACTTTcactaaataattttaattttttaccatgatttttgaatagtaaaaatacaatgaattataaaaaataaaaatattttggaattaTCTAAATCTTAATCGACTGGCGGTGGTATAATGATGTTGAGCTGTTACTCTGCTAGCCAGACGCCTTTGGGCGGCGAAGGGTGGAGAAGACCAAACTCACTCGCTTCACTAGACGATGCCCTCCTGGACCATGTGATGGCTATTTTTCCTGTCTCTGTCGCATTCATAAATTATTGAATAACAGCTTCAGAAACTTTTTATGAGGGCCAGCttctttcttcaattcaatGGGCTGTGGGGAGAATATTCAATGCACGCAGCCTCGTCGCAAGGATGATCCAAAGGAAACACATCTGTTTATTTCGAGGAAATTGCAGAAACAGCCAACGGGGAGAGATATTTGTCCATTGAGACTGAATTCTCTAGTTCCCACgcggttatttttttattattaatatacatgtccgggccagcttgcgtgcacctcgactaattctacgaatcctgaagttaatgactatgTAATTCTCTAGTAtctatcatattagcaaccacaaggctcgaacctaaaatcataaaaaaagcaaaCCCCTTCGTTTCCCACGCGGTTATTAATCGACTGTCCTATTATACCCATCATTTATTATATTGAATGttcaagaaaaatcatttcAGGATTGGCTTGATCCATTGAaaccaattttatttcttatttctaCTTGGTATAAATatgtttaacttaaaaatttagctGAAAGAGTCCTAGCTAACTcgagatttaatttatttcatagttgctttttattttataattattaaatttaacctaattaaaatattaaaattaaaattaacccgTTAAATCATATCGAGTTTTCATACCCATGTAGTTAAGCGGAAGTATTCtctagatgatatgcatgctTCCCCTCATTGTCAACAATAATATCAGAATTGATTGCATCCATTGAATATACAGTCTACCACTTACACTGCCGTCAATCATACCAAGACACGTTTTCATGAGACTGTAgtctgaacaaaaaaatattagcaattaAGAAATCACATAATTAAGTTCAATGAACGATAACAACAGCCAGCAGGTTCGATTATTATTTGTCGAGTTTCTATCAAAATCTAGATTTGCAGAACTTTTGTGTGTTTAGGGGGTGATGTATACTCTCAAAATTGGCCATTATTAGTTGGGTGCTCCttgtcttttaaaatatatttttttgtttataaatatattaaaatttattatttattatttttttaaatttatttttaccattaacacaccaaaaaaattataaaaatactaaaaacattaatttaaaacaaaaaaactatttttttaaaacattattaaactattttttgtaaaTGTTCGTGTCAACTTGCACACATCTCAATTAATCTTACAAACTCTAAAGTTAATCACTGTATTAATCTCCAGTAGCTTTGAAAAAACTCAAACTCGTGATTATTAAGgagcaaatttaaaatctaaccaaTTAAATTCGCCCTTAAGGTTATCTATTATATTTGTAATCTATGACACAtagcattatttatttattatttataagaaaCCTATTTATTACATGAATTGAACTTTTAAAATTCCAACACATCCAACCTCTTATATTAGATGGAATTTACCGGCAATAATCAACATATCAGAGGATGTTGTGCATCAATACGGATGCCTAAATAATAGTCTCGAAGTGCTCAAAAAAACTTTTGGTAATTGTTACTATTGCATTTTAAACTGTGTTGGAgtggtttgttttaaaaatatatatggtttgataaatattaaattaatatttttttaataattttgatatattaaaaaaaacacattttatcataatatcaaatacacttaaaaaaataaatatccattAATTCAATTTCATGTAACTaattctaaaactaaaaaagaagttGCAAGGAACTAGTTTCCCCAGAGAATcccagatattaaaaaaataataaaaatatcaaacataATTGACGCAAAACCAAATGTTTAGAACTGTTCGTTAATTAATAACCACAAgggtttaagaaaaacaaattaattattaattaatgaaaacacTCAAAACAAGCACCATCTCTAATTGcttcttcccccccccccccccttcatggattaattaaataacattAAGAAATACAATTAAGCCATTAATGACTTTATTTAACCTTCGACAAATGTCTGTCCTTGACTTTAAACATCATTGTTTTACACTTTTGTTGACATTTACCCGCATGGCTGTAGGTtaccatatcaaaattattatttccatGTTCGTAAGTCATAATCCTATCATTAATTCTAAGTATATAGttgttatatattattataccaATATAAATTTAACACACTGAATTTCTCAGATtctttctgtaaaaaaaaaacaaaaacaaaagtcataCACAAACTCATGAAACACAAATCccagatttgattttgaaataaatggTAGGAAACAAATCTCGATTTCAAAACCTTAGATTTAATCTCTTCAAAATCCGATAAAAAATCCCttcctttttcttgttctttttttacttcaagatcgatttttttttttaatatagcagTTACTTTGATCTGTTAGTTCATAGATGCGAAAAAAAAGTTGGACTTTTTGCATCTATGCTAAATTATCTCTCgctattttgaatttgatatcTTTTCAATTGTCCAGATTTTGGATTTGAAGTTATAATTTGGTTACAGAGAGTGAAATTTTGAAGGTGCCCCAGGGGGCGATTTGGTGAAGTGGGTTTTAACtgttttgctttgtttcttGAATTCAGAGCATTGATAGtgtgttcaagaaaaaaaaaccatctttgGCCAATTTGGTGAAGTGGGTCTTGATTGTTTTCCTCATTAAACCCGTTATCTGTTGATGAATTCTTGATAgtatttgattttaatgttgGCAAAAACAAGTGGGTTTTTTGAGATGAGATGAGAGGGGGTGTTGTTTTGTGTGAGGTTTAAGGAGAGACAATGACTGGAGGGTCATTGGGGATCCGTTCTGGTAGCTATGGTTCATTGGACAAGCAACTACAACTACTACAACAGAATGGTAATGGTGGTCTTAGTGGCGTCCCCTTTTCTATGCAAACAACTGGCCGTACTAAGCCCGCAAAGATGTTCAAGGAGAAAGAGAGTCTCTTCCATTGGATCGTCAAGTTTGCTGGTAGAAAAAAGGTCGGAATGCTGTTCCTTTGTGTCATCTCTGCCGCGGTTTTTGTCTGGGTTTTGTATGTAGGAAAAGGTATGACTTTatctatatgatgttattgcGTAGATACTGATGTGTTCAATCATAGGATATATGATTATACTGGTTATTAAGTTTGTTTGTTAGTTTAGAAGAACGCACAAATTCATTACTGGTGCCGTGTCGATTTGGTCCTTATAGGCTGTTATGTGATTCTTAAAATTCTCAGTTGATTGTTTGAATTGGGAAATGTGTTGTTTAGTTCGTTCGTGCTTTGCTCTTATTACATTAGCTGGGGATCAATGCCCTCATCTCGTTGATGATGTGCTTATGGTTATTGGTTCCATTGAGTGgtgtttatttttcataaattttgaaaatattcagttttatacttttattcaCTTCTTGAGCCTTCTCAGATATGTCTTCACCGCATTCCACCTTTGATAGAGCTGTCCATGTTGTGGTCTTTTTTGAGTTTGATTGCACTGCTGGAAATAACATCTTAATTTTTCCTTGTTTGCAGGTGAAGATGCACAGGAAGGTGACCGTCCTCCTAATATTAGTGTCAATGCCTCAGTGTCCTTAAGCCGTATTGAGAACAAGACTTCTTTTCTTCAAGGAATAATTTCAGATATTAGtttgcctcctcctcctcctgcatATTTTTTGGGGTACACCCTTCCTCCAGGGCATCCATGTAATAGTTTTACTTTACCTCCCCCACCAGCAGATAAAAAAAGAACCGGACCAAGGCGTAAGTGCCCTCCCTCCCCTAAAATGTTTTGTCTTCTAgatttttctcttccttttttggtTAAACAGCCATTAGTTATAGACTGCTCACATGCTATAATTTGTAACATTCTAAGCTGATAGGGATTTCCTGAGATTTCCTGTTCGTTTATGTATCAGCATGTCTGTATGTTACCTTCCTGTATGCTGAGGTGCTAAGACATATAATATCTGATTAATGAAATCTCACTGATGTTCCTGAGATTTCCTGTTCATTTATGTTTCAGCATGTCCTGTTTGTTACCTTCCTGTGGAAGAAGCCATTGCTTTAATGCCGAAGGTCCCCTCGTTTTCTCCAGTAATCAAGAATTTGACATATATCCATGAGGATCCTCTAAGTGGAGAAAGAGATTTTGGAGGCTCAGATTTTGGTGGATATCCTACTTTGAAGCATAGAAGTGACTCTTATGATATTAGAGAGTCAATGAGTGTGCATTGCGGGTATGCTCTCTCCCCAAAGATCTTTTACatttttatgaatattgaaGGTTGTTCCTTTGGAATTCCAACcgactttatatttttatactaacCATTCTATTAACTAATTATTGTACCAATTTCTCTACCTGTTGCCAACTTATAACTGTTCACCCAACATATTTATTGAATGCGCGTGCACTGATCAGATTTGTCCAAGGGAAAAGACCTGGCCAGAATACAGGATTTGACATGGATGAAATTGATCTCGAGGCGATGGAGCAGTGCCATGGTGTTGTTGTTGCCTCAGCAATATTTGGTATTGCTCCTTGTAATGGGATCCCAACTTATCCTTCCCTCTGTTGAGCTGATGGTTTGCTAATTAAATGATCTTGTTTTCTTCCTCTTAGGAGCTTTTGATGACATACAACAACCACATAATATTAGTGAATACTCCAAGAACACCGTCTGCTTCTTCatgtttgttgatgaagaaACAGAAGCATATTTAAAGAACAACAGTGGCCTTGATGACAACAGGAAAATCGGTTTATGGAGAATTGTTGTTGCCCATAATCTTCCTTACACAGATGGAAGGCGCAATGGAAAGGTACTTGTCAAAAACTTCAACCTGCAACTTTAGTTTTGGACAACTTCTGTTGTCCACTTTTGGCTTATTGGTTCATTTGGTCATCGATAACACTGTAGCTTTAATCCTTTCCCTTCTTTTTGATCCATCATGAATGGAAGGGAGATGCAAATGGTTGaatgaacttgattttttccaTCACATCCAGAACCAAGAAGTTGTATGTGACAGTTATTGATTAATCCTTCCAACCCCCACACCTGCTTTCCCCACTACCACCAAAAGATAAAAAGTGAACcggcttattttttatatgacgCGTTATCTTAAGGAACATTGAGAATTTGAGACGACGTTTGAAAGAAAATAGCTTTTGAGCTTTCATTtgtaaatcaaaagaaattttatcttgagagctagaattattttattttctaaaatcagCAGCAGGCTCATGGGTCACTAATGGCTAGTTTACACTAGCTTGTACTTTAGCTGACTTGGTAACCATTGTTTTGCCCATGACAGGTTCCAAAGCTTCTATCACATAGAATGTTTCCGAATGCCCGCTTTTCCTTGTGGATTGATGGAAAACTTGAACTTCTTGTTGATCCATATCAGATTCTAGAAAGGTAACACTGGTttctgatctctctctctctctctctctgtatctGTTGGtctgtctctgtttttttccttgatctAGCTATGCCATTTATGCATAGAAGTGAGATGACGTTCACTAGTATCTGGATATAAGCCACTAAAGCACTCTGTGGTTGTTGTTTCTATTGGTCAAATTACCCTTGGTCCTATTATTTTCTCGAGCCTGGTATGTTTTCAGTGATAAGTCTTGGAAATCAATCAAGcaagaaaaaatttcattacTCAGGTTTCTGGAATTAAATATCATATGTTCTCCAACATATGTATTCATTGTAACTTGAATCTCCTTATTTGGTTGCCTGCTTAAACTCTTTCCATTTCATAATtccttatttttatctttaaataaacttttaattagctttccactcctttttttttgaatttgtatcCTTAGCCCTTTATGTCATCCCAATAATCACTCAGTTCTTTCTCATACTGGCTAAATTAGAATCCTGAACTCAGAAATTACCATCCAAAGGCACTTGGTTATCACAACCGTTTACAAATTTTTTCCCGCTCCCAATTTACTATGaaatgtatgtatatttttgtttgattaggAGATCAACAAGATTGGTATGACTGCTTACATGTATATAATTCCAGCCAATTCTGGTGGACTTTCTTGGTCCTAgtattttcatgaaatatattcttttcttccagctaaatggatgaaattgactTTTTTGAGATTTGAGGCTTTA of the Populus nigra chromosome 7, ddPopNigr1.1, whole genome shotgun sequence genome contains:
- the LOC133699419 gene encoding probable hexosyltransferase MUCI70 → MTGGSLGIRSGSYGSLDKQLQLLQQNGNGGLSGVPFSMQTTGRTKPAKMFKEKESLFHWIVKFAGRKKVGMLFLCVISAAVFVWVLYVGKGEDAQEGDRPPNISVNASVSLSRIENKTSFLQGIISDISLPPPPPAYFLGYTLPPGHPCNSFTLPPPPADKKRTGPRPCPVCYLPVEEAIALMPKVPSFSPVIKNLTYIHEDPLSGERDFGGSDFGGYPTLKHRSDSYDIRESMSVHCGFVQGKRPGQNTGFDMDEIDLEAMEQCHGVVVASAIFGAFDDIQQPHNISEYSKNTVCFFMFVDEETEAYLKNNSGLDDNRKIGLWRIVVAHNLPYTDGRRNGKVPKLLSHRMFPNARFSLWIDGKLELLVDPYQILERHLWRKNATFAISRHYRRFDVFMEAEANKAAGKYENASIDFQVEFYKKEGLTPYSEAKLPITSDVPEGCVVIREHVPISNLFTCLWFNEVDRFTSRDQISFSTVRDKIHEKTNWTVNMFLDCERRNFVVQKYHRDVLEQMAHPPPVYPPPPPSLLQLPPPPPVLVNEPPIQTTPETSTVKVIGAPVRKAPARRGRRSGSRRHRKVVAGAKDTDAS